The Tetrapisispora phaffii CBS 4417 chromosome 16, complete genome genomic sequence TGTAGTAAGCCTTTGTTTTGCATCAAAAAAGCTTTAACAAGCAAAGGGTTAGTCATAGAATGAGTAACGCTAAATAGTAATACTGACATTAGCCATCCAGTCATGCATGTTAAAGGTTCGGCAATGTCAGTATCACTGTGTTGCCTCTGTGCGCGCGCGATCGCGGCGTGGACAGAAAAAGCATATTGGCGTGGCAACGGGACGAAGGGAGCGGTGTGATTGGACGGGCTGGAAGGCTCCGGGATACTGATTCCCGCGGAAAGAGAACTGTGGAGACCGCGTGCTGTGTGGGGGGTAATCACGCGTGACTCGAAATGCATAATTCCGGTGGGAAAATAAAGGACCGGGTAAGTTTGTTGGTCGCTCGGTCGGGTAACCGGCTGCTTGGATGTTACTGCTCATACATGTATATACACATCTGAACGACATGGTGGCACGATATATGACTGCTTGTTTACATATCTTTATtcgtttatatatatatatatatatatatatatatatgtgtgtgtggACGAGTGGTCAAAAACAATGATCGTGGCTCATGCTAGGTATCGGTAGGACTCGCCGTCTTCGCCTCTTACTAGGTACTCCTTCTGGATTAAGTTATCGATGGCTTTCTTGATCATTGCAATCTTTGGATTGAACCTCTGATGTGCTTGTTGGATTACATCGTTGATTAACGTTGTGTGTGGCATGGTTCGGTTCGTCTTCATGATCCTCACAATGCACGCCTCTAAGTATATCTGTCTCTCTATGTTCAATTCTTTGGCGATCTTCTCGTTCTCACTCAAGTTTGTATTCGACCCCATGTCGGGACCGGCATTCGTCGCACCACCGTTGCTGGTGTTATTACTATTGGTGTTGGCGTTGATTAGATTCATTATATCGTTCTTCACCCCGCTTGCAAAGTTGATCTTTGGTTTCAGAGCTTTGTATGGAGTGttcaatttgaaaattgtATCGTTTTGGATTAGATTGTTTAAGCCAGGTGGTACTTGTTGAATcaatttgtattttataaaGGGAATCATAGAGGCGGCAATGTTGTTGATCTTTAGATTCGTACCTTCTTGGATTTGTTCCAAAGTCAATTGGTTATTCTCAGAAccattatataataataaaatcgACATTTGATATAGCGTCACAGTGAAATTGAATGGTGCATTGTGGGTCTTAGCTATGTTAGCCTGTAACTCACCACGACAAAGTGGATACAACCATTTCAAAATTCTGCCGCTATGTTTGGTAATATACATATCTTCTAGCTTCGTGAAGGATGGTTTCAAGTCTGGTGGAACGGTATATTCTGATTCTTGATATTGGAACGGCCACATCGTCTCAGCAAGAATAAATGGTTCCAACTCAGGGTACTTCAATGGCGAGTAGTCTGGTAACTCTTTCACAGACGAGTTGAACTCCTCTTCCACAATCTTTGATAATCTCACATCTTGGAACATCTTAGCAATCTTACCAGTGTATTCCATACTGTTCTCAGATTGTAGCCTTTGGATGATACTTTCTTCATCCGAATCTCTAGTGGACGTGCCATGAATCAATCTTTTAGCAAATAATCTTCTATAATGAGTTTCAAATGCATCCTTATctgttaaaaatttaaatatcatcattatatCGTCGACGTTCATGTCATTGGAAATTTCTGGCTTAGTGGATTTCTTTAATAGTTGATCACTATATTTAGCTAACATCTCGGGAGTCTTCGATGTAAGTAAATTAACTGACACATTTGTATTACCTGGTGGAATGGCATATGCATTTACGTTAACATATGATCTACAGGCATTGTCCAGAGCCTTTGTGAATAATGGATCGTTATTGAAACATTTTTGagttatatttaaaaatatcttgTAAACTTCgattaattttttgatatattcCTTTGGAGGGATTATCAATGCAGGGGTCTTCTGGCTACCATTAGCGCTTGGGAACATctttaacaattttaacACTTCATCCTCCCCGGTCTTCTTAATGTACTGTTCAAAAACATTAGCTAACTGTGGCATCAACGTGAAATCTCTCTGcattaatatatacaatGCAGagatattaatttcatctcTAGCGTCTAATAAAGTGACAAACTCATCCTCCAATTTTTTGACATGTTTTGTAATCAATACTGCATTCAGCGTCTCGGATAATGGCTTTCTTGTATGTTCATCCCAGTAAATAGACATagattcttcttcttggtaaataatattacGTGCTTTCGAGATATAATCAGTCACTGAATGATTTTCTAAGAATTCATTTGAAAACTTGGTGTAATACTCTTCTGTGCTGGTTAAGAACggtttttcaaaattttgtaaataaacatttaaattcaatttctttaaatccTGAGGGTCGATTCCTAATGCCACGAACGATTTAATTGCTGTAATTAAATTGCTTTGGTGAACAGATTGTTCGTTTCTCTCCATCGTAATTTGCtgtaaaatttcattagCCAGAAGTTCACTGTTCGAATCAAACATGACTTGTTTCCAAGTGATCAAACATAAAGTATTGACGTCGAATATATCTCTTTTCCCATCGCTTCTCTCCTTCTGCACCCAGTATCTATTCATATAGTCGAATGCATGATTCAAGAAGATAGAACCAATTGTGAACCTCTTCCACCGTCTAACGTAAAATTCCAAAAAggtttcattttctttcttgGTGAAATTAGTGATGTATCTCTTTAAGAAATGTTTCAACttttcatatatttcaCTGCCGATCAAAATGGAAGATTGTCCATTGCTGTGGACCCTATCTGAGCTGAACTGCCCTGTCGACCTTGATTTATTCACACAGTAGTTGTAAATCGCTGTGTAAACTTCCATGTACATAGTAGGCGATAAAATCTTATTAACTCGCTTATTAACTAGCTCCTGATCGTTCTGACCCAAAATCTGGTTGATAGCGGGCTCAATGAAGTTCCAAGTGGCCTCCAAATCGTCAGATCTAGGCAATATATCAGTCATTATCGTTTCTCTGTCTCTTGTCGCACAATCAAATACGAAAATGTTCCTAGATCAGGTTTCACAGATGCTTTCCTCTGTGTTGTTCAACCCCGGCCTTAAAAACTGCTACTAAGTAGATCAAAATCCTCTgtctctctctctctctcttaCTAAActtaaaaagaaaacagaTAGTCATGCAACTCCTTAGAGGTATGAGTACCTTTAAACGAAGTAGGCCTATTGCAAATCACTTCTGaataattgtatatatatatatatcttctaTAGCATGTACAGCTTGCTGGTGTCTTAAAAATCACACCgccaaaaaaatattctgaGAACTTCGAAATCACAAACGTTACGGAGAGGACGGGGCGGGTAAGAGGCGGTTTCTGACTGGCGGGGCGAGGGGAGACGGCGTCACAGTTTGGCGACAGGCGACGTTAAGTCGAATGATGGTCTTGATACATTATATGATATGTGGCTACATGGGGTCTATATGATTGCTGTGTGGGTTCACATGCTAGGTGGTATGCGCATGAGCGGGAGTGCGGAAGTGCGAGGTCAGTTAGAACCGCGGCGATTGAGATCTGACTCTTTGCACCACTCTGAAAATGGTGATGGCGTATGTTACCACCCATGTGAACATCAGTATGAACAGGAATGCAGATAATGCTCGTTGTTTGCGACAGATGTATGCCACTTTTGGGAACGATTTCGAGTTGCTGCCGGTCCCGGCCGTTCCTGTGGAAGTGTCATCGATGCAGACCCATTTGGGATCAAACAACGTGTTGAATGCAAGCGCTAGGTTTGCGCTGGAGAAAATGACAAACAGCAAGTCTAATAAGATCAGGCCTAGCTTTCGGAGGGGGTCTCTTAGACCCAACGGTCTTCCTGTGAATTCGTCGTGTGCAATGTACACACTGTACACGATTGCAAACGAATTGACACAGATGGCCATCACGGTGGATGCTTGTTGCGTGATTCTGCCGTCAATAGAGGCAATGGAGTTGTCGTCTGAGTTTATAAAGATCCTAGAGGCTATCCCGAGTGAGATGGCACATAGTATGACGATCATGAGTCGGAACGCTAGAGGCACGTAGTGCGAGTTCAGAATCAGCTCTGTCACGAGAGGTCTCCATTTCTGATACTTGCTCTTTCTGAACCTTCTCCATCTTTCTTTCTCCTTGCTGAATTCATCCAGCCAGTCCGATTGGCCAGCACGGTCAGCATAGCCGTCCCTGCCGGCCTCTTGCTTATGCTTATTGTAGCCATCTTGGTAGTAGAAGTCTTTGATCTTGGAGATGTACTCGTACCACTCCCTGTTGTTCATTGTGTTTTTAACCTCGTGGTAGTTTTGGAATAACGGTTGGTTGTAGACACCGTTAAGACGCTCTTCCCCACCCCATTCAGAACTCAAATCATTCAACTGGACCTCGTCGTCGAATACACGGTCCATCATGGAGCTGGATCCACCTGCAGAGACCATCGAGGCGGAGGCCATGTCCTGCGATGACCGCATTCTTGTTTTCGTTTGTTGGTCGCTAATGTACGTGACATGGTTACCTACATTTGTGACGAGCTGCCCCCACTTCTCCACATCGGAATTCAAAAATGGGTCCCTTGTCACCACATTCTTTCCGTAGTCAATACCACTCTTGTCTTCAAAAATAGTGTCCGTGTTCAACAGGTTGCTGTTCCTTGTTTTCAGCCTCTTAAAATCTTCATCCAAGACGAAAGGAGGCACCGTTGTGGGATTCAAAGCATAATAATTCAAGTTTCCAACCGTTTCACTTGCATCTCGAGACTTCATGCCATGTCGCTCGCTGTTCGCACTCATACTAGTGTCGTTTGTGTTGGCAGTATGTTCACCGACGGGCAGATCAGATGAACTGCTGCCACTTGGCGTTTCGGTGCTCTTCTCTAACAAACTCATTGCCCCCACCGACTTGTGCCCAACAGCCTCTCCATGTGCAGCCTGCATGGGTCCACCACACCCtgcttttatttataatggTCGGTGTTTCCGTATACCGAACTTGTCGCTCATTCCAATTGATGGGgttttcaaatttcaatgGAGCCCCACACACTGCATTATAAGAGAAAGCAACATAACAATGCACTGTTGAGAGAGAGCATCTGTAAGGAAGGTGAGCAATGTTCGGTATCATAAGAAGACACATCAGTATTGGCCGCAGTGGGTTTTTTGCCAGAGACCACCGGCTGCTGCTTGTGCCATTGAGTGAGCAAGACGTATTTTTCCACTACGAGTATCCCCATCGACTAGTGAATATGGACCGCCGAGTGGTGAAACTCGACCGGTGGATGACTAGGAAAGCGCATGGTGTCTGGGACAGGTTCGGCAAGAGCGAGAACAGGGTGAACAGGTACCTGTATGGGCAGGTCAGTAAGTTTGTGGAGAACGTGCCTTGGGAGGAAGAGAGCCTGCGCCGGTTCCCGATCGAGACACATCTGCACGGCGTGGAGACGGTTGCCATGTATGGGCCTTATCAAGTCGGCGACGAGATGCAAGAGGTGACCGCCACGCTCAACAAGAAACTGGCGGTGCTGGAGCCGCAGTACAAGCGACAGATAGCACTCTGCGTGGCGGCAATGCCCTTGACCATACCCATCATGCTGATCCCGTTGGTGCCGAACATCCCTTCTTTTATTCTGTGCTACCGTGTGTACTGCCACTACCGCTCGCTGCATGGCCTGAAGATGTTCAAGAGCATCCTGAATGACAAGGCCAGGCATACCTACATGCAGCTGACAGATTTCCCTGCGATGCCCTGCCGTGGTGCTGGCCGTGGTGCTGATGGCATGCGACGCTACAGCAAGCGTGTTGCCGAGTACGCCGGCCTGCCGTCGCTAGCGACCGCGCTGCTGAAGGCGGACCAACAGCGTCACGTGACTGACACGTGACGCTGTTGGCGATCACGCGTGTTACCCGCCACGGCCGTCGCGAGTGACACCGGCTGTGTATTACCCGCAGTCCGCGGCGATGCCGCTCGGTCGCTAGCGACGGCGATGTGAAAACCGTATCGTGAAGTGTTTGGCAGCTGTCTGAATGAACAATAACACCATCAACCAACAATTGATTGATGATAACAAGCAAGATGCAAGTGACGACGACTGGTCACTTTTGCCAGTGCAGCAACAGCGATTGCGATGCGTTTTTGCTCTATCATCTAGGACTTGTAGCACGTTTGGTCTTTCTTACAACTTTACTTGTTGCTGCTATCTCATTCTTCCCCTTGTCATAACCCCCCCCATCTCTGGCATCGAAAACAGCGTGAAACTGTTTTCTGAATAGGGTGTTGCTTGCATAGTGGATATACACAGATATATGTTTACTGGCACTCGAGTGattgattataaataaGTTGCCGTCTCCAAACACAGACATACATACACACGTTACAATGAGCACAGAGGTGGATGTCGATGTGCCTATGCAGGATGCAGAGCAGAGCGATTTGGATTTGGAGTTGGAGTTAGAGGACGAGTTGATGAAGCCGGGGTCCTCCGGCATTGCTGACCACAAGTCTGCGGAGCCCGTCAAGTTGACAACGACCTCCATCGGGCAGTTGGATGCGTGGATTGAGAAACTGGTGAAATGCGAGGTGCTGTCGGAGGACGAGGTTGCGAGGCTGTGCAAGATGGCTGTCGACGTGCTGCAGTTCGAGGAGAACGTCCAGCCTGTCAATGTGCCGGTCACCATCTGCGGTGATGTACACGGCCAGTTCCACGACCTGATCGAGCTGTTCAAGATCGGTGGTCCCTGTCCAGATACTAACTATCTGTTCATGGGGGACTACGTCGACAGAGGTTATTACTCCGTCGAGACCGTCTCGTACCTGGTGGCGATGAAAGTTAGATACCCAAGCAGAATCACCATACTGAGAGGCAATCACGAGTCGAGACAGATCACGCAAGTCTACGGGTTCTACGACGAATGTTTGAGGAAGTACGGGAGTGCGTCCGTGTGGAAGATGTTCACCGACTTGTTCGATTACTTCCCCATTACTGCATTGGTCGacaatcaaatattctGTCTGCATGGTGGTTTGTCTCCAATGATCGAGACCGTCGACCAGGTCAGAGATCTCAATAGAATACAAGAAGTCCCTCACGAAGGCCCTATGTGCGACCTGTTGTGGAGTGACCCTGATGACCGCGGCGGATGGGGTATCAGTCCAAGAGGTGCAGGTTTCACCTTTGGCCAAGATATCAGTGAGCAGTTCAACCACACAAACAACCTGTCCTTGATCGCAAGAGCACACCAACTGGTAATGGAAGGCTTTTCTTGGTCCCACCAGCAAAACGTCATCACCATTTTCAGTGCTCCCAATTACTGCTACAGATGCGGTAACCAAGCAGCTATCATGGAAGTGGATGAGAATCACAACAGACAATTACTGCAATATGATCCATCAATCAGACCCGGCGAACCAACTGTAACAAGAAAGACCCCAGATTACTTCTTATAGTCagataaaacaaaaacttTAACATCAAAAAAGctcaaaaaaaatgtaacacaaagaataaatcaaataaagtTAACAATAACAAGTAGTCTGAACTGAAACTAATTCGATCTCTTTCTTTATCACAACGTTGCAAACCAATAAGAGACGTACTTTGAAAAGAAAGccattaaaaaatatacattaCGCAATACAACAGAACCACAACATTATCTAAACTAGTACATATTTGTATAACAATGACCATAACATTTTGTATTAACCCACTGTGCCCTTCTTTTAGCTTCTTGCCTAGCAAGTTAGTGTGTCCTTTTATAAATCTTGGTCTTTCCAACGAGATCAATAATCGGAATCAGAAATGAAATCTGGCTCAAAATATCGAAAAATTGCAAGATACAACAGAAAATCGTGTCTTGAACATATGTTTAAAAGGGGTTGATCGCAAAAGGGATTGTGTTGCAATTGAGCAGTGGGCAACCCTCACTAACAGTTGAGATATCCAAAACTGCGGAATAAATAAGTATAAAGATGAGCGAACCtgttaatgataatgaatttgaagacGGTAATATCGACAACTATAAGGTATCCGCAAAGAAAACTGTCGATGAGTATAAGAATCTAGATGCGGAAGATGAGTCCCTCGCTAAATGGAAGGCCTCTCTGGGGCTGAGTTCAGATGTCCTGCCACTAGAGTTCCCAGGAGACAAGAGAAAAGTTGTTGTCTTGAAGATTCAATTGTTGGTTGATACTGAACCAAAAccaattgaatttgatCTTACTTCGGAAGAGACTATTAAAGAGTTATCCTCAAAACGTTACAAAGTGAAAGAGAAATCCACCTACAAATTGAAGATTATCTTCAAAGTTCAACATGAAATCATCACTGGCTTGAGATACGttcaatatattaagaAGGCTGGTATTGCCGTTGATAAAATCGACGATCATTTAGGTTCATACGCTCCTAACACATCTGCAAAACCTTTCTACGAAGTTGAATTGCCAGAAAGTGAAGCACCAAGTGGGATGCTCGCAAGAGGTAAGTACAGCGCAgtttctaaatttattgacGATGATAAAATGAATCACTTAACTTTGAACTGGGGTgttgaaattgttaaaaaatgatCTGTgctaattttgaaaacataTCTCATAAAAGATACCTTACAGGTGCACCGTTGCATGAATTGAACTATCTAGAAGCTCTTTAGTTAATTGTTATATTTCTgtaacaaaaaaaaataagtataatattatatatatacagaaAATACATACTAACCattcttttataattatatttaatttattcttttcaaaaaaacataCTATTTTGCTCTTGTCGTGAAATCTCACAGTGTTTCTTTTTGTCTTTCCTTTTGCAGTGGAGCAATCATCCATTACATCTAAGTTTGGTTCTTTAAGTTGTTACTTAACCATTCTAAACCCTCGTACAAACCCTCACCAGAGGTAGCACAAGTCGATTGAATGAACCAAGGTCTGTTTCTAATGGAGTGTAAGCCCAACTTCTCGGTGATCTCAGCAGCCGACATGGCTTCTGGCAAATCTTGCTTGTTAGCAAAGACCAACCAGACCGCGTTTCTCAATTCGTCTTCATTCAACATTCTTTGCATGACTTCTCTGGCTTCACCAATACGAGATCTATCGTTGGAATCGACAACGAAAATAACACCCTCGGTGTTTCTGTAATAATGTCTCCATAGAGATCTGATTCTGTCTTGTCCACCAACATCCCATACAGTGAAAGAGatgtttttatattgaaCAGTCTCGACATTGAAACCAATAGTTGGGATGGTAGTAATAACTTCCcctaattttaatttatacaAAACAGTAGTCTTACCGGCACCATCTAAACCAACCATCAGGATTCTCATCTCCTTGTTACCAAAAAGGTTACTAAACAATTTTGAAGCAAATAAACCCATTTTTCCTGTTACAGTTCtctatataaattattacaacCTACGTTCAGTTTTGTTACAGTTGATACAAAATTCAACCCACCCCAAAAACAAAACtcaaacaaaaaagaacCCAGCTTTTAATATAACAACAATAGCTCAACATGAAATCAATTGTTAACCGTTCAATACCAACTGAAGTTGCCCTCttaatcaatatatttcattcaTTAATGATACTTGTCTTTGAGTAAATTAGGTGTTAATTGATTGTTATTTCTCAATTTCTTTCTGGAGAGCTCAGAAGACAAACTCCGCCAAAAGCGtgaaatatcattttgCACGAGGCGGTGGTCATGTGTCACGATGACCATCGCAGGTCCAAGAGGTGGCACATATAGCAAGCCCGATGGTTGGGCAACTGTCACAGGCAATGCAGATGTGTCGTCTTAACCAGAGCTGTAACCCACGTCCAAGATTCGTGGACGGCTGTGCATTGCTTCCAGTTCTCTCCCGCTCCCCACAAATGAGCTGGCGACTGCAAGAACTGCTCACTTAATAAGGTGTATGTgtgtattattatataaatctaTATGCTAATAGGTTCATGCTTTCTCCAAATCTCTATTGGTTTGGGATATTCTATAGCTAAGAAACATCTTTGTTTCAAGTTCGGGTTTAGTAGCAACAGCGGAACTATTCTTAATATGCAATTTGAAGTATTGTGGCCGTGGTTGAACTCGCAATAGTTACTCTGTATATGTGAGCAaagttaaagaaaatgGGTCGATATACGATAGTCGATACGATTATTTACCAACGTTGATCTTACAGttggaatatttttgtaaacC encodes the following:
- the SRF1 gene encoding phospholipase D regulator (similar to Saccharomyces cerevisiae YDL133W; ancestral locus Anc_7.297), which produces MQAAHGEAVGHKSVGAMSLLEKSTETPSGSSSSDLPVGEHTANTNDTSMSANSERHGMKSRDASETVGNLNYYALNPTTVPPFVLDEDFKRLKTRNSNLLNTDTIFEDKSGIDYGKNVVTRDPFLNSDVEKWGQLVTNVGNHVTYISDQQTKTRMRSSQDMASASMVSAGGSSSMMDRVFDDEVQLNDLSSEWGGEERLNGVYNQPLFQNYHEVKNTMNNREWYEYISKIKDFYYQDGYNKHKQEAGRDGYADRAGQSDWLDEFSKEKERWRRFRKSKYQKWRPLVTELILNSHYVPLAFRLMIVILCAISLGIASRIFINSDDNSIASIDGRITQQASTVMAICVNSFAIVYSVYIAHDEFTGRPLGLRDPLRKLGLILLDLLFVIFSSANLALAFNTLFDPKWVCIDDTSTGTAGTGSNSKSFPKVAYICRKQRALSAFLFILMFTWVVTYAITIFRVVQRVRSQSPRF
- the TPHA0P00880 gene encoding serine/threonine-protein phosphatase (similar to Saccharomyces cerevisiae PPH22 (YDL188C) and PPH21 (YDL134C); ancestral locus Anc_7.302) — its product is MSTEVDVDVPMQDAEQSDLDLELELEDELMKPGSSGIADHKSAEPVKLTTTSIGQLDAWIEKLVKCEVLSEDEVARLCKMAVDVLQFEENVQPVNVPVTICGDVHGQFHDLIELFKIGGPCPDTNYLFMGDYVDRGYYSVETVSYLVAMKVRYPSRITILRGNHESRQITQVYGFYDECLRKYGSASVWKMFTDLFDYFPITALVDNQIFCLHGGLSPMIETVDQVRDLNRIQEVPHEGPMCDLLWSDPDDRGGWGISPRGAGFTFGQDISEQFNHTNNLSLIARAHQLVMEGFSWSHQQNVITIFSAPNYCYRCGNQAAIMEVDENHNRQLLQYDPSIRPGEPTVTRKTPDYFL
- the RDI1 gene encoding Rdi1p (similar to Saccharomyces cerevisiae RDI1 (YDL135C); ancestral locus Anc_7.303) — translated: MSEPVNDNEFEDGNIDNYKVSAKKTVDEYKNLDAEDESLAKWKASLGLSSDVLPLEFPGDKRKVVVLKIQLLVDTEPKPIEFDLTSEETIKELSSKRYKVKEKSTYKLKIIFKVQHEIITGLRYVQYIKKAGIAVDKIDDHLGSYAPNTSAKPFYEVELPESEAPSGMLARGKYSAVSKFIDDDKMNHLTLNWGVEIVKK
- the MRX19 gene encoding Mrx19p (similar to Saccharomyces cerevisiae YDL183C; ancestral locus Anc_7.298), with protein sequence MFGIIRRHISIGRSGFFARDHRLLLVPLSEQDVFFHYEYPHRLVNMDRRVVKLDRWMTRKAHGVWDRFGKSENRVNRYLYGQVSKFVENVPWEEESLRRFPIETHLHGVETVAMYGPYQVGDEMQEVTATLNKKLAVLEPQYKRQIALCVAAMPLTIPIMLIPLVPNIPSFILCYRVYCHYRSLHGLKMFKSILNDKARHTYMQLTDFPAMPCRGAGRGADGMRRYSKRVAEYAGLPSLATALLKADQQRHVTDT
- the TPHA0P00900 gene encoding ADP-ribosylation factor family protein (similar to Saccharomyces cerevisiae ARF2 (YDL137W) and ARF1 (YDL192W); ancestral locus Anc_7.307), encoding MGLFASKLFSNLFGNKEMRILMVGLDGAGKTTVLYKLKLGEVITTIPTIGFNVETVQYKNISFTVWDVGGQDRIRSLWRHYYRNTEGVIFVVDSNDRSRIGEAREVMQRMLNEDELRNAVWLVFANKQDLPEAMSAAEITEKLGLHSIRNRPWFIQSTCATSGEGLYEGLEWLSNNLKNQT
- the CDC53 gene encoding cullin CDC53 (similar to Saccharomyces cerevisiae CDC53 (YDL132W); ancestral locus Anc_7.296), translated to MTDILPRSDDLEATWNFIEPAINQILGQNDQELVNKRVNKILSPTMYMEVYTAIYNYCVNKSRSTGQFSSDRVHSNGQSSILIGSEIYEKLKHFLKRYITNFTKKENETFLEFYVRRWKRFTIGSIFLNHAFDYMNRYWVQKERSDGKRDIFDVNTLCLITWKQVMFDSNSELLANEILQQITMERNEQSVHQSNLITAIKSFVALGIDPQDLKKLNLNVYLQNFEKPFLTSTEEYYTKFSNEFLENHSVTDYISKARNIIYQEEESMSIYWDEHTRKPLSETLNAVLITKHVKKLEDEFVTLLDARDEINISALYILMQRDFTLMPQLANVFEQYIKKTGEDEVLKLLKMFPSANGSQKTPALIIPPKEYIKKLIEVYKIFLNITQKCFNNDPLFTKALDNACRSYVNVNAYAIPPGNTNVSVNLLTSKTPEMLAKYSDQLLKKSTKPEISNDMNVDDIMMIFKFLTDKDAFETHYRRLFAKRLIHGTSTRDSDEESIIQRLQSENSMEYTGKIAKMFQDVRLSKIVEEEFNSSVKELPDYSPLKYPELEPFILAETMWPFQYQESEYTVPPDLKPSFTKLEDMYITKHSGRILKWLYPLCRGELQANIAKTHNAPFNFTVTLYQMSILLLYNGSENNQLTLEQIQEGTNLKINNIAASMIPFIKYKLIQQVPPGLNNLIQNDTIFKLNTPYKALKPKINFASGVKNDIMNLINANTNSNNTSNGGATNAGPDMGSNTNLSENEKIAKELNIERQIYLEACIVRIMKTNRTMPHTTLINDVIQQAHQRFNPKIAMIKKAIDNLIQKEYLVRGEDGESYRYLA